The DNA region CTCATTGAGAAGAGGTGAGAAGTGAGCACATGCTGCCCTCCACCAGTGGACCCAAAGCTGTGTTCTCTGCTCCCACCCCATTTACCAGTTCCATAGAACCACCCACATGAGCATGAGAAACACCTGTATTGCAGAGATCAGCTAAAGTGAGGTGCTCTGTAgcacctgcagccagcccaggtgATGTTTAACCCACCCTTTAGATGATCCAGTGTCTCTGTCTGTGACTATTCTTGCACTTATTGAGCCTTCAAACGATTCTCTTAACGTCTCCTCTGTGGTGTCCTCAGAAAGGCCTCTGACAAACAATGTTTTGCTTTGCTCTGTGAAAAGGGAGCACATTCAGAATTCATTCAGCCCGAGCAAGGCAGCCTTCAGCTTCATAACATCACATCCAACTTGCATTACTGGCTCCCGGAACAGCTCACAGGGATAAAGGGATTGTTTTCAAGGAACAGCTCAAGCACCTGGAGTCCATGGAAACTTTTTCAGGACTGCAGTTAGAGCCTGACATCAAAGGATTTCCATCAGCCAACCTGATATTGCCAAATTAAGTTTGCCCCActccttttttaaaaatagatgCTTGGACCTTATCAGCAATGACAACAACCAACTGTACAGACACTGCTGGATCAGCACTTGACTATCTAGAGGAATTTAACAATAGTTTCATCAGCATTTCAGATAATCAGTCATCATATCCAGCACATTTGCTTACAATGTTTGGCATGTTTTTTTTTTGAAGCAGCCCCAGATTTGCCTggatgctgccacagctggagatCAAACATGAAACACTTACGACCGAATCCTCCTCGTGCGTTTGCGTTCCCTTTCTGCGTACTGAATTCCAGTCTGATTGTTCTGCCTTCAATCTCTGTGTTGTTATAGGAATTGAGTGCCTCTCTGGCATCCTCAGTTGTGGCAAAATCTACAAATGCATACCTGTGTGGAGAAGAAGATTCCAGTCAGCCTGGGAACAACAAGGGACACCTTGGAGGCAAGTCACTTACAATGCCAGCCTGGAGGTCAGGTGGAAGGCACAACCTACCCTTTAGGCCTGCCCTGGTTGTTCTGTGGCACCTTGATGGAAGAAGCTTTCTTAAACACTTCTTGGAGAGTTATTTCTGTAGCAGCATATGAGAGGTTGTTGACAATTAGGGTCTTCGACTCTCCTATGGGAAAAAGTCAATGCTGTTAAGTGCAGGTTTGGAGAGCGAGTTCTTGTTCTCTAGATTCTGACAAGGGATTAAGAATACTTGTTGCCCTTTCCTCACCTCAAGGTGAGGCCCAAAGCAAAATCTAACCCTGTTTTATTCACCAAGACCAGTTGCCCCCCTTGCCTGAAACATGCGGTAGAGACGAAGTGCATAGGATGCAGAGCACAAGTGAGGCAAAAGATCTGGTATCTTAATCTTCTTGCAGTGTTTTAAGTTGGCATACCCCCAGGAACTTGTGAAGCAAGTGGAAATGAATCCTGAATGCCATCTGTATGCATGGTATCAGTATGGAAAGTACCTTTCTGATGTTCTTGCTGGCTCTTCTCACCAGTGAAGTCAATGACCACAGCACGACCCTCAATTTCTGTGCCCTGCTTCTCCTCCAGAGCTTTGTTTGCCTCAGCTTCTGTTTTAAATTCAATATAGGCCATCCTGCAACACAGAAAAGAATGTAAGCAAATGCCTCCTTCAAAGAACAACAAAGTATGCGAATGAGAGGGGGGAAGatgtaaaagaaaaatgctgcaaAAAGTAGGACAGCTATTGCAGCAGGTTCCTTAAGGTAGCCAAAGGACATGTAAGCTTATCAGAATATGCCAAGAGCTAGAGGAACAGCAAACACAGAACAGGCCTCTCAGCTACCCACCCTTTGCTGCTCCCGTCCTTGTTCATCACTATCCGGACCTCCACTGCATTTTCAAACACCTCCCTGATGGCATCCTCGGTTATGCGGTAgggcaggttcttcaaaaacagcGTTCTGGCATCTCTCACTGCAAAGGCAAGTTACTTTTGGTTATCAGCTAAAAACCCCCCCTCATCTACACTGCCAGATCAGTGAGACTCAGCAAGTTGATCCAGCAGAAATTAAGAGCAAGCATTCCCATTTTCAGAAGCTGCAAAAGCAACTGTAACAAAAGTTAATGAAACTACTGTGCTTGTCTTAAGGGCATCAAGTTCAAAAAACAGGTACTAAAGTTTCAGAAAGAAACCTATTTCTTCCTCAGCTTTCCCAATACGCACTATTTCTTGGGATCACATTTGCAGATATTCCAGTCTGAACTTGGACATCTGTATGTAAGCGTTTTAGAAACTCTTAATTGGGTCATACCTTTCTTGTCTTCTTTCATAGCTTCCCTGCTCTTTGCTTTTTCCAGTTTGACTTCCAAACCCATAAATTTCTTTCCATTCAACTGGAGAGCTTTATCCAGATCCTCAGCAGATGAAAAGTCCACATAGCCAAACCGCCTGAAAGAACAGCATCCTTGAGGTCTGCTCCATCTCTGGCAGcagaccacaaacacaaacctaACACCAGACAGGTCCTGCCTGGTCAGCTTCCAGGCAAAGTTAAACCCTCACCACTACCAAGCAACCATCCCAGCATCCTGAGGGGAACCAGCACCAGCACACTTGGACCCCATGAACAAATTAGTGCCAAATATAAGAAAATTAGCAGCAAAATTCTACTGATGAACTCACTTGGAAGAACCAATTCTGACATCTACAACTTCAATATTCTTCTTCCCAAAGAATTCTCTGAGTCCAGTCTTCAGCTCCTCAAACTCCTTGGTGCAGACCAAATTTCCAACAAATACAGAGAAAGCTGATGTGGGCCCTTTAAATGAAAAGACAGtaaagtgggatttttttaaaggcaGTTTTTAAAACCGAGAGCCAGAGTCTAGACAGCTTTAGCACATCAGTTTTTGCTCATAAGTAACATCATATTTCAGTATTAAGTCCCTTATAATCATCATTTGTGCTGAGAAACCCCACCCCTGACATCCTGGACCTTCACAGTTACATTCCTATGCAACAGAGTCCAATCACAGTCCATTAAACACACATCATTTGATGATCCCACACCACTTAccatctgttttctttttcttgggctCTGGTGCACTTTTATTGGtcatttctttcttcctctttccaGGTGCTTCCTTGACAGGTTCTgtgccacaaaacaaaacacaactgaaAAATACAGAACTTTTCCTAAACTGAATCAACACAGGAGCATTAACCTTTACACCAGTCATACACAAAACCTCCTGTTACTCAGCAGCTGTAAGATTTTAAACTTTAACTCACTTTCATCTTCACTTTCCTCCTCAgcatcctcttcatcctcctcctcttcatcatcatcctcatcatcctcttcctcctcatcttcGTCATCTTCAGATTCTGCTGCCTTGGCTTTCACTGGTGCAGCCTTGGCTGGAGTGGTTTTCTTCACTGGAACAGGGGCTGTGTCCATGGCTTCATCTTCAGACTCTGAAACAAGATGAGCACAGTATTTAGACAGTTCCACATTAAGTGCCTTTTGAAATTAAGAAAACAAAATGCTACTGAGCCAAATGTTCTCATGCCTCCTGAAACTTGTATGTTCTTAGGAAAAAAAGTTTAATACACTTAATTTTTACAAAATATGTCTATTTCCCTTGGATTTTACTGCATTAAAAAATCTAAACAAAACCCGTTCACCAATAGTAAAAAGTTTTACTGACAACAGGGAAATTAACACCCATTCAGCAACAGGGACAACAGCAACCAGCTAAAACCAGCTGAGCACACACTGCATCACTCCCACAATCCTTTGAgattcttccctccctcccccaggTCCCTGTGTTTAATAATAAACATCTTATACCATCTTCTTCTTCATCGTCCTCATCatcctcttcatcctcatcctcctcctcagacTCCTGCTGCTTTGCTGGCACAGGTGCAGGCTTTTTGGCTGGTACTGCTGCAGGCTTTTTGGCTGCAGGCTTCACAGGCATCGGTGgttcctcctcctcatctgcaCCTACAGTACCACAAGTCATTACTACTAAGGTGCAATGAATCAGGTAAAAACTACTTAGAGATTCCCCAAATTTTGTCCAAAAGTTCAGGAAAGAGCAGTCAAGAAACTAGGAGATGTTTTACAGGCTGTGTGTAAGGCAGCTGCAGCCCAAGCTCTCCTCCAAACTTCACCAATTGCCCACCTCTCCTTCATAACCCCTCTTTAATCACTGAATACCCCCTCAAGTATTAAATCAAATAAATTTTAAAGGTACTCATATTTAATGACTTGATTGAACCATCTTTAGTCCATGTGTATTTCAAAGATAACTTACCAGAATCTTCttcgtcctcctcatcctcctcatcttcatcGTCTTCTTCTTCACTCTCCTCCTTCTTCGCATTCTTTCCATTTTTTGCTCCTTTGGTTAGGACAGCAGCCTTTTTAGGAGTTGGAGTAACAGCCTTTTTGGGCTGTGGAGTAGCCACAGCCTTCTTTGCAGGTGTAACCGCCTTTTTTGCAGGAGTAGCAACTTTCTTGGCAGGAGTTGCAGCCTTCTTGGCTGGGGTAACAGCAACTTTCTGTGGTTTCTTCTGGGGGATCATCTGAAAGACACACTAATGTAAAACTCATGCTGGCCTGTTTAATCTACCATTACTTCACTATGAGACAAACATACAGCCAGTAAAATCTAAAGAATATCCTTTTGCCAGTTTAAGTTAAGTCAAATGCCCACGCTGATGAATCAAAAAAGCTCAAACTCAGCTTTTTCATGCTTTCAGGAGCCCACTTAGGGAACATCAAAGGACCTCTAAATTCCCTGGTCCTGAACCAAGACCAGTGGTGCATATTAGCCTTCAGCATGTTGaaacttatacacttgcacattAACCACATGTGACAAATATCATACTGCTCATTACTAGGGTAATTAGGTACCCACTTGCTTATCTGTTTTAGGACAGTTTTAAGACCACACCAGTACTTCCAAAAGCCTGGAAGTACAGACTTAGCAGTTGAGCTATTTTTCCTCACGCGGCTTTAGCCTTAAGAAGTCCAGTTTATTCTTTAGCCACAGTTTAGTGAGGAACACGGACAGTTTACCGATACCCTGTTACAGTGTAACCCACAACCCCCACGACACTTCTGTAACACGTGCATCCTTTTGACTCCATCTCTAGATTAATCACCTCTTCTCCGCTGCTCTCCTCTAGGTCAGAGGACTCCTCTTCCTCACTTTCCTCGAACTTTTTCGGGGGAGGAgccatttttttctgtttgatcTGATTCTTCGGGGTCTGAAAGAGAGCGGGAGCAGCACGTTTAGCTCCCGTGCTCACGCGGGCTACCTTCGAGCGCTCGCTCCGGCGGGCAATTGTCCCCACCACGTGGCCGCCCTCCGGCCCCCGCGGCGCTCAGGGGGCCGCCCGGTGGTTGCGGGGTGGCGCCGGCCAGTGTGCGGGGCCTTTCCCGGGAGCGCGGGGCCTTTCCCGGGAGCGCGGGGCCCTTCCCGGGAGCGCGGGGCCCTTCCCGGGAGCGCGGGGCCCTTCCCGGGAGCGCGGGGCCCTTCCCGGGAGCGCGGGGCCCTTCCCGGGAGCGCGGGGCCCTTCCCGGGAGCGCGGGGCCCTTCCCGGGAGCAGGGCGCGCTCCCACGTGCTCGCTGTCCCCGCGCCCCACGTGGCCGCTCTGTGACGTAGCCCCGCCCCCCCCATCCGCGCGCGCTCACACGCGGGGCCCACCCGCGCCCCTCACACGCCGGGGCCCCGGACCCCGCTCCCCACTGCCCGCCGCCCGCTCCCCTCCCGTCCCGCGCCCCCGCCCGTAGCCGGAGCACAGCGGGACAAGGGGGTGTTTGAATCCGCTGCCTCCGGGCCCGCGGCCCCTCCCCTCGCCGCCATCTTCACGGCGAGCGAAAGCAGGCCTGGAGCCACCGCGCGGCCCGAGCGCACGGCGGCGAGAAGGCGGTCCGGCTCCCTCCCCGATCCGCCGCCGTCCGCACCCGCCCGCTTCGACATGGCGGCGTCCGCCCGCTGCCCGCCCGGCGGCTGCGCCCCCCCACCCCACGCCCTCACCTTGGTAATCTTCACCATGATGGCGGCGGTGCCTGGCGGCGCAGGGGCGGCGGCCGAGCTGTGTCGGGAGCGGGGAGGGCGCGTCCGGCGCGGCGGTGGCGCGGGGGGATCgggccgcgggcgggcggcgggagcggcggggacgcgcgggcggccgggccgggcactGACACGAAAGAGCGAGCGCGCGCCCCTTCCGCCCCCTTTGCTAGCCCCGCGCCAGGCTCCGCCCCCACCGCCCCCGCCCCGACCAATCGCCGCGCGCGCCGCGCCGCCCGGCCAATGGCAGCCCCCGCCCCTCGAGCCGCCGCGCCAATGGCCGGCGCCCTGCGATCGGCCAACCGGAGGGCGCCTTCCAGCCCCGGGGCCGTGCGGCGGGGGGCGAGCACGGGGGGACGCAGCGCCCGCCCGGGAAGACTCGGCCGCAGCCAATGGGACGGAGGCAGCTCGGCGCCTGCGCGCTGATTGGGCGGCGTGGCCGGGCCAAGGGCGAGCACGTGGCGGGCGGCGGCCACGTGGTGGGGCCGGGCGGGGGTCCCGGGGTCCGGCACGGACCGGGGGTGGGACGGGGTCCGGGGGCCGGCAGGGACTGGGGGTGGGACGGGTCCCGGGGGCCGGGCAGAGACCAGGGAGGTGACGGGTCCGGCAGGGACCGGGGTGTGCCGGGTCCCGAGAGCCGGGCAGACACCCGGGAGTGTGACGGGTCCCGGGGGTTCTGCCGGGTCCCGGCGCCGGCAGAGACGCTGCCATTCCCCGGCAGTCCCGGCTGCCCCGGCCGGCCCTGCGGCAGCTCGGCATCTGGCGTGCAACTGTGCCCGGGCACGCTTTTGCTTTCCGCTTTGGGACTGGATTCTCCCCGGCTCTGTCTCTGTCCCGGTGCTGTCCCTGCCACCCATTCCGCCTGGCCCCGCGTCCCCTCCCCGGCCCTTGGGCCCTGAGCCGCCGTGGACTGCTCAAAGAAGCGTCCGCAGGAGCCGGTCAGTGtcagtgtgctgctgctgctgctgctgctgaggttgCAGTTGGCACAGGAGCGCTCTGCAGTTGCCAGCCTGCGCTGCTTCAGGCTGGGAGAAAAGGCCCAAAGTGGTAGAAAAAAATAAGCCTGTGCTTGCCTGATGGATGCTTTCGAATTCAGTCACTGCAAGACACCACCTTTCTCCCCGTGAAATTTTTCCCAGTGCCTATAAAGTCGGGGTGGAAATGGCCCCAGGGCAGAACTGGTACCCCTGTTTCACTTGTCACtgttggcagggctgggtgccgCCTTGCCCCTGCCTGACACAGAGCAACCTCCATTGCTGGGGTTTCCCCAGCGCCTTACCTCCCCCACCACTTCAGACTGGgcacccagccagctcctgggggctgctgacaGCCAGGGGTGACTCGAGCAGTTTGCTCTTCCAAGGCCTACTTGAGATAAGCACCTGACTTGGGGAACATGAGGTCCTGGTGAGCCCTAGAATAAAAATGCAGACTCTCAATGAATGCTGTCCTTGAGGGCACACCCCAGGATTGTTCAGTGCCACCTGAAGCAAGGGACACACTGTGGGTGAGGCAACATCCCTGGCCCTAGGCTGTCCTGGTGCCTCTTTCTCCTCTGCTGGGTAAGAGAGGCAGTTTCCAGGCAAGCTGAGCTAAGGGCACCTCACTGAGAGGTGATGGGATCAATCAGCCTCTCCAGGAGTAAGCCAGgcctgtggagagcctgccaCCATCAGCCAGTATGGGGAGGGAGGAGCTGGAATGGAGGGGGGTAGTGGCCTGTTCCAGCCCTGGTCACAGGCATGCAGGAGAGGGGGATCCCACCTGGGAAAACCCCTGGTGTAGGGCAGCTGGGCCCTGCCCGTGAAACAGCaatgcctggctcctgtcccactGTGTGCTGCAGGAGCTGTCCCCAGGTGGGGACCCTGCATGGGGGAAGCAGTGACACAGACCAGGTGTGGCCCCAGGGAATGCAGAGGGATGGAAGACAGAGAGACCTGAAAGTGATTTTTAACTGTCTGAAGCAAGAGCCGATTGCACTCTCCTCACCATGCATGTAGTGCAACAAAATCTGTACCATGACTGCCTGAATAGCtttgctgcctgtgctggggctggccttggttcctccacGTGCTGTGGGAGGCTGGTTTGtcatgagaaaggtacaactgtTGCTTTGCTTTAGCCAGGAGCAGTTTTGGCAGCTGGGACACTGCATGTGTCCAGTagcagtgccagcagtgggatctgcacagggctgggctggcagctggcCAGTCTTGGTTCCCAAACCTGGCAGGGGATTTCTCAGCATGGCCTGTGTTCTGTGCCTTTCCCCAGCAGTGTGTTGGAAGGTTCTCCTTGCCTCTGGCAtctctgaggctgcagcagaaccCAGTGTTTGGGGGAAGGAGCACAGCACCCTGTGCAGCGTGAGAACCAGCACTGCCCTCGGGGCTGTGCTAATCCATGCTCTGGATCAATCCATAATCTGTGTCAATCCATGCACTGTGCTAATCCATGCTCTGGATTAATCCATGCTCCATATCAATCCATGCTGCATATCAATCCATGTTCTGTGTGAATCCATGCACTGTATTAATCCACGCTCTGCATCAATCCACGCTCCATGTCAATCCATGCACTGTGTCAATCCATACTCTGTATCAATCCATGCACTGCATCAATCCATGCTCCATGTCAATCCATGCACTGTTATCCACACACCATTGAGCAGGTCTGGATatggcccagccctgccagctgctgtTATGGCCAAAAAGGGCCCAGGATACTGCAGAGAGGAAAGCAGCCAGGACTTTGCAGATGCCAGATTTAGGCTGGGCTGTTCCCTGTATCCCACGTGTGGCCAGGATTTTTCAGCCCTAGCACTGGGCAGGATGATGCCAGAGTGGAGCAAGGCCAGCCTTTTTCTGGGACACACCACATTGCAGGGCTccctgcactgcacagcccagctcctctgcaggcagctccGGGAATTTCAAGGCCGAGGGAAGTCTCACAGAGGAGCATCAGTGAGAAGGGTAATTTGGCCAAAAGAGCAGGTTTGACAGCTCTATTTGTGCAGTAAATATACTTCAGGTCCTTTCATGGCCGTCTCTTGTTGTTGCATGTCAGTGGCTTGGGAGTGTTGACAAAATTCCACAGTTAAAGAGAATTTAGCTGGTTCAGTGGAGACCTCAGGAGGGATTTGCCGTGGATTCTCAGTTTCTGGCACGGCAGACGCTCACCCTGTGCTTTTCCCGAGCCTTGCAGCGCTGGGAGCGCCTTacccggctgctgctgctgctgccgagggctggggctgcggggcacACGCGGCCCCCAAGGCCAGGAGAGCTGGGTGGGCAGCCCGAGGGGGAGCCCCGCAGGAGTCACCGATGAGGTGAGTCCCAAACgccctgcccagcctgtggcCGGCCGCGGCTGCGTGTCCCCACTAGATGGTGACAAAAGGCTGCGTGTCCCCAGCGCATCCCGGGGCGCAGCGGAGCGGGACAGCCCGCCCTGCCTCCTCCGTACCTGCCGGGACGTCCCGGGGTGCGTTCGGTGTGAGCAGCAGCCAAGGGCAGGCGGGAGGGGAAAAGTTTTACCTGTGGCTGGTGCAGGCGTCTGCTGCCAAAAAATTGTCACCAGCAAACACCCAGAGGGTGCTCAGAGAAGGGGAAACCAGCGAGAAAACCAATGAAACTTGTCCCTGAGCACCCCAACCTGACATCACCTGCTATGTGGTCTGAGCAGTGCCCTGATCTGTTGGCACGgcaaaggttaaaaaaaatattaaaaaccaaacaacaacaaaaaagaaaagaaaaagaaaaaaaaacccaaacaaacaaaaaaaccaccaaaacccactATAAAAGCAAATTTACAAATCCCAGGTCTGAGTGCTTCTCAAAAACCTCTTGAACAGCCCCATGTTGCAGTGGCAGATCCTTTTCTCGTCTTGGTGCCCACCTCACCCCACCATGATGCTCCTATGCCAGCAGGTACCACAGCTGatggatggtgacacagcagcaccagcactcaGGGTTGGCCTCTCTCTTCCCAACTGCACAGTTCCCCAGGCCCTGATTAATGCAGGGCAGAAAATGAGATGGGGCTGTGTAGCAGTCTAATTAAGTATTTTCTTCATTATCCCCGTCTGTGCCAAGAGGAGAGTCCTCAAGGATGATGAGTATGAAGTGGGTGCAGGGCTTGCTGTGACAAATGGCACTTAATTCGAGTAGTCACAGACAAGTGCATGTCCTCTGCCTTGAAATGGGCAGCTTGGGACACGCTGGCCTGCAGAGATGAAAGTCAGCAGTGCCTGGCAGAGCATGGGATTTCTTCTCTGGGAAGTGTCCTTTCTTGAGGTGGGATGCTGCAGGAACTGGCAGGGGCCCTGGAGCCAGGCATGCCCATTGTCACTCTGGCAGATGCTGGGTGATAACTGTGCCATTTCCTGGGGTTCATGGACGAGGAAGCCCACAGGTGACTCCCACAGGGAGTTTTGTCCATGCAGATTTAGTCTCCACACAACCTCCAAGTATTCCCTGCAGTGATAATTTCTGGTACACTGAAAAGGAGGTGTTTATTTCCAGAAGGAGCCAATTCCCCTAAGATTTCCCTTCTGGCAGGGCAGTTCCTCTCCCCAACACCCCttgcctggagctggcagcaggatcGTGTGGTCCCCCTGTGAGCCCCCAGCAAGGCCACAGAgccacccagagccccccagccagGTGGGCTCCCCTCTGGATCTGCTCAGCAGGAGACAAGTGCAGCCCTGGAAAAAAGGATGTGTGAGGGAAAAGTGGGACCAGAAGAGGACTTGCAGTAGGTGCGAGATAAAGACAAACCAGGGAAATGTGGAGCAATTTGGGTGGTGAGAGGAGACCTTGGGAGCACCCTTCTCTCTCCGTTGGAGTAGAGAAACTCCAAGTGGAGAAAGTCAGTGAGATGGGAATGGGCAGGCATTCAAAGC from Melospiza melodia melodia isolate bMelMel2 chromosome 12, bMelMel2.pri, whole genome shotgun sequence includes:
- the NCL gene encoding nucleolin isoform X1, translated to MVKITKTPKNQIKQKKMAPPPKKFEESEEEESSDLEESSGEECVFQMIPQKKPQKVAVTPAKKAATPAKKVATPAKKAVTPAKKAVATPQPKKAVTPTPKKAAVLTKGAKNGKNAKKEESEEEDDEDEEDEEDEEDSGADEEEEPPMPVKPAAKKPAAVPAKKPAPVPAKQQESEEEDEDEEDDEDDEEEDESEDEAMDTAPVPVKKTTPAKAAPVKAKAAESEDDEDEEEEDDEDDDEEEEDEEDAEEESEDEKPVKEAPGKRKKEMTNKSAPEPKKKKTDGPTSAFSVFVGNLVCTKEFEELKTGLREFFGKKNIEVVDVRIGSSKRFGYVDFSSAEDLDKALQLNGKKFMGLEVKLEKAKSREAMKEDKKVRDARTLFLKNLPYRITEDAIREVFENAVEVRIVMNKDGSSKGMAYIEFKTEAEANKALEEKQGTEIEGRAVVIDFTGEKSQQEHQKGESKTLIVNNLSYAATEITLQEVFKKASSIKVPQNNQGRPKGYAFVDFATTEDAREALNSYNNTEIEGRTIRLEFSTQKGNANARGGFGQQSKTLFVRGLSEDTTEETLRESFEGSISARIVTDRDTGSSKGFGFVDFSSAEDAKAAKEAMEDGEIDGNKVILDFAKPKGDFQRGGGFGGRGGRGGGRGGRGGFGGRGGGRGGFGGRGGGSFRGGRGGGGDHKPQGKKIKFE
- the NCL gene encoding nucleolin isoform X2, which encodes MVKITKTPKNQIKQKKMAPPPKKFEESEEEESSDLEESSGEEMIPQKKPQKVAVTPAKKAATPAKKVATPAKKAVTPAKKAVATPQPKKAVTPTPKKAAVLTKGAKNGKNAKKEESEEEDDEDEEDEEDEEDSGADEEEEPPMPVKPAAKKPAAVPAKKPAPVPAKQQESEEEDEDEEDDEDDEEEDESEDEAMDTAPVPVKKTTPAKAAPVKAKAAESEDDEDEEEEDDEDDDEEEEDEEDAEEESEDEKPVKEAPGKRKKEMTNKSAPEPKKKKTDGPTSAFSVFVGNLVCTKEFEELKTGLREFFGKKNIEVVDVRIGSSKRFGYVDFSSAEDLDKALQLNGKKFMGLEVKLEKAKSREAMKEDKKVRDARTLFLKNLPYRITEDAIREVFENAVEVRIVMNKDGSSKGMAYIEFKTEAEANKALEEKQGTEIEGRAVVIDFTGEKSQQEHQKGESKTLIVNNLSYAATEITLQEVFKKASSIKVPQNNQGRPKGYAFVDFATTEDAREALNSYNNTEIEGRTIRLEFSTQKGNANARGGFGQQSKTLFVRGLSEDTTEETLRESFEGSISARIVTDRDTGSSKGFGFVDFSSAEDAKAAKEAMEDGEIDGNKVILDFAKPKGDFQRGGGFGGRGGRGGGRGGRGGFGGRGGGRGGFGGRGGGSFRGGRGGGGDHKPQGKKIKFE